A single genomic interval of Cupriavidus sp. MP-37 harbors:
- a CDS encoding PhzF family phenazine biosynthesis protein, with product MTTYSFRLLNVFAESTFGGNPLCVFEDARGMDDATMQALALQFNLSETTFILPSEQASARVRIFTTGYEMRFAGHPTLGTAHVVRELAGTGDALTLEFLAGVVPVAAQGDVWTFTAPHRGEPKTAPSGLADADMAGLLGLREQDLLMPPMWVDTGADQLLVPVRSTDAVRRANPDSARLGIWPQSSLGRKTAYVFAFDPEQPARVLSRYFFTKQGGGVAEDPGTGSACANLGGWLLATGHALPAAYAIDQGEAVGRPCRLRLAIDAAGAIRVGGRVLEIGRGTVTV from the coding sequence ATGACCACCTACTCCTTCCGCCTGCTCAACGTCTTTGCCGAATCCACCTTCGGCGGCAATCCCCTGTGCGTGTTCGAGGACGCGCGCGGCATGGACGACGCCACCATGCAGGCGCTGGCGCTGCAGTTCAACCTGTCGGAAACCACCTTTATCCTGCCGTCGGAACAGGCCAGCGCGCGGGTGCGCATTTTCACCACCGGCTATGAGATGCGCTTTGCTGGCCATCCGACGCTGGGGACCGCGCACGTGGTGCGCGAACTGGCCGGCACCGGCGATGCGCTGACGCTGGAGTTCCTTGCCGGCGTGGTGCCCGTGGCCGCGCAGGGCGATGTCTGGACCTTCACCGCGCCCCACCGCGGCGAGCCGAAGACCGCGCCGTCCGGCCTGGCCGACGCCGACATGGCCGGCCTGCTCGGCTTGCGGGAACAAGACCTGCTGATGCCGCCGATGTGGGTCGATACCGGGGCCGACCAGCTGCTGGTGCCGGTGCGCAGTACCGACGCCGTGCGCCGCGCCAATCCGGACAGCGCGCGGCTTGGCATCTGGCCGCAAAGCAGCCTGGGCCGCAAGACCGCCTACGTCTTTGCCTTCGATCCCGAACAGCCCGCACGCGTGCTGTCGCGCTACTTCTTCACCAAGCAGGGCGGCGGCGTGGCCGAGGATCCCGGCACGGGCTCGGCCTGCGCCAACCTCGGCGGCTGGCTGCTGGCCACCGGCCATGCGCTGCCGGCCGCCTATGCGATCGACCAGGGCGAGGCCGTGGGCCGCCCGTGCCGGCTGCGCCTTGCCATCGATGCCGCGGGCGCGATCCGCGTGGGCGGGCGCGTGCTGGAGATCGGCCGGGGCACCGTGACCGTGTAG
- the ggt gene encoding gamma-glutamyltransferase, which produces MQNFNWTNPYPSVRIPLFARNVVSTSHPLAAQAGLRMLLKGGNAVDAAIAAAAAITIVEPVSCGLGSDAFAILWDGKELHGLNSSGVAPAAWNPEYFKRKYGTDANGLANRPIRGWDSVTVPGVIAGWAALHERFGKLPFADLMEPAIEIAERGYAVPPVVAHKWAAAVPELKDQPGYADTFMPNGRAPAVGEKFTMKAAAETLRQIGATGGRAYYEGAIAEKIAAFSQQCGGAMTLDDLRNYRPDWVKPISKSYRGYELHEIPPNGQGIAALIALGILDQFDLASIPVDSVDSQHLQIEAMKLAFADLYQYVADPRSMEVTPEQMLDDAYLKSRAKLIDMQRATHFNFGMPKVGGTIYLTAADENGMMISFIQSNYMGFGSGVVVPGTGISLQNRGVGFSMDPKSANVVAGGKRPFHTIIPAFLTKDGQPVMSFGVMGGDMQPQGHVQTVVRMLDYNQQPQAACCAPRWKVNRDFTLDVEGTMDPATVAGLKARGHQLKSVDDPYMDFGSGQFIWRLSDDADHGYVAASDSRRDGQAVGF; this is translated from the coding sequence ATGCAGAACTTCAACTGGACCAACCCCTACCCGTCCGTGCGCATCCCGCTGTTCGCGCGCAACGTGGTCTCGACCTCGCACCCGCTGGCCGCGCAGGCCGGCCTGCGCATGCTGCTCAAGGGCGGCAATGCCGTCGATGCCGCCATCGCCGCGGCCGCCGCGATCACCATCGTCGAGCCGGTGTCGTGCGGCCTGGGCAGCGACGCCTTTGCCATCCTGTGGGACGGCAAGGAGCTCCACGGCCTGAACTCCTCCGGCGTGGCCCCGGCCGCCTGGAACCCGGAGTACTTCAAGCGCAAGTACGGCACCGACGCCAACGGCCTGGCGAACCGCCCGATCCGCGGCTGGGACTCGGTCACCGTGCCCGGCGTCATCGCCGGCTGGGCCGCGCTGCACGAGCGCTTCGGCAAACTGCCGTTCGCCGACCTGATGGAACCGGCGATCGAGATCGCCGAGCGCGGCTATGCGGTGCCGCCGGTGGTGGCGCACAAGTGGGCCGCTGCCGTGCCGGAACTGAAAGACCAGCCCGGCTACGCCGACACCTTCATGCCCAACGGCCGCGCCCCGGCGGTAGGCGAAAAGTTCACCATGAAGGCCGCCGCCGAGACCCTGCGCCAGATCGGCGCCACCGGCGGCCGCGCCTACTACGAGGGTGCGATCGCCGAGAAGATCGCCGCCTTCAGCCAGCAGTGCGGCGGCGCGATGACGCTCGACGACCTGCGCAACTACCGGCCCGACTGGGTCAAGCCGATCAGCAAGTCGTACCGCGGCTATGAACTGCACGAGATCCCGCCCAATGGCCAGGGCATCGCCGCGCTGATCGCGCTGGGCATCCTCGACCAGTTCGACCTGGCCTCGATCCCGGTGGATTCGGTCGATTCGCAGCACCTGCAGATCGAGGCCATGAAGCTGGCCTTCGCCGACCTGTACCAGTACGTGGCCGACCCGCGCAGCATGGAAGTCACGCCCGAACAGATGCTGGACGACGCCTACCTGAAGTCGCGCGCCAAGCTGATCGACATGCAGCGCGCCACGCATTTCAACTTCGGCATGCCCAAGGTCGGCGGCACCATCTACCTGACCGCGGCGGACGAGAACGGCATGATGATCTCGTTCATCCAGTCCAACTACATGGGCTTCGGCTCGGGCGTGGTGGTGCCGGGCACCGGCATCAGCCTGCAGAACCGCGGCGTCGGCTTCTCGATGGACCCGAAATCCGCCAACGTGGTCGCGGGCGGCAAGCGTCCGTTCCACACCATCATCCCGGCCTTCCTGACCAAGGACGGCCAGCCGGTGATGAGCTTCGGCGTGATGGGCGGCGACATGCAGCCGCAGGGCCACGTGCAGACCGTGGTGCGCATGCTCGACTACAACCAGCAGCCGCAGGCCGCCTGCTGCGCGCCGCGCTGGAAGGTCAACCGCGACTTCACGCTGGACGTGGAAGGCACCATGGACCCGGCCACGGTCGCGGGCCTGAAGGCGCGCGGCCACCAGCTCAAGTCGGTGGACGACCCGTACATGGACTTCGGCTCGGGCCAGTTTATCTGGCGCCTGTCGGACGACGCCGACCACGGCTACGTCGCGGCCAGCGACAGCCGGCGCGACGGGCAGGCGGTGGGGTTCTGA
- a CDS encoding tripartite tricarboxylate transporter substrate binding protein, whose product MTSWLRRLGTGLGIGLCLAATPALADTYPSKPIRLLVPFPASGATDLLARAIAQKVGSNMGQQIVVDNRPGAGGAIGSDMAAKAAPDGYTLLIATTSTHSIGPHINPRLPYHAETDFTPVGQVAIATNVLVVPNSLPVKNVRELVDYAKKHPGELNYASSGNGTVVHLTAEAFKAQAGVFITHIPYRGTALAVPDLISGKVQVLFDSIVSGLPHVKDGKLKALAVTSAKRSPLAPEIPTASESGLPGFVSDTWFGIYGPKGMPADIVNRLNAEFNKAIQSPEVRERLGKLGAEPVGGTPAQFAAMVKQDSARWGKLIKDRKITAE is encoded by the coding sequence ATGACATCCTGGCTGCGCCGCCTCGGCACCGGCCTCGGCATCGGCCTGTGCCTGGCCGCCACCCCTGCACTGGCCGACACGTATCCGAGCAAGCCGATCCGGCTGCTCGTGCCCTTCCCCGCCAGCGGCGCCACCGACCTGCTGGCGCGCGCCATCGCGCAGAAGGTCGGCAGCAACATGGGCCAGCAGATCGTGGTCGACAACCGTCCCGGCGCGGGCGGCGCGATCGGTTCCGACATGGCCGCCAAGGCCGCGCCCGACGGCTATACGCTGCTGATCGCCACCACCAGCACGCATTCGATCGGCCCGCATATCAACCCGCGGTTGCCGTACCACGCCGAGACCGATTTCACGCCGGTGGGCCAGGTCGCCATCGCCACCAACGTGCTGGTGGTGCCTAACAGCCTGCCGGTGAAGAACGTGCGCGAGCTGGTCGACTATGCCAAGAAGCATCCCGGCGAGCTGAACTACGCCTCGAGCGGCAACGGCACCGTGGTGCACCTCACCGCCGAGGCCTTCAAGGCGCAGGCGGGCGTGTTCATCACCCACATCCCTTACCGCGGCACCGCGCTGGCCGTGCCTGACCTGATCTCGGGCAAGGTGCAGGTGCTGTTCGACAGCATCGTCTCGGGCCTGCCGCATGTGAAGGACGGCAAGCTCAAGGCGCTCGCGGTGACCAGTGCGAAGCGCTCGCCGCTGGCGCCGGAAATCCCCACCGCCAGCGAATCCGGCCTGCCGGGCTTTGTCTCCGATACCTGGTTCGGCATCTACGGCCCCAAGGGCATGCCGGCCGATATCGTCAACCGCCTCAATGCCGAGTTCAACAAGGCCATCCAGTCGCCCGAGGTCAGGGAGCGGCTGGGCAAGCTGGGGGCCGAACCGGTCGGCGGCACGCCCGCCCAGTTCGCCGCCATGGTGAAGCAGGACAGCGCGCGCTGGGGCAAGCTGATCAAGGATCGCAAGATCACGGCAGAATAA
- a CDS encoding LysR substrate-binding domain-containing protein → MSTVRFLRTFVAVAEHGSFAAAAAQVALTQAAVSLQMRALETELRRELFDRNGRVAVLNADGRALLPQARKLLALYEEMRLPLASAEAMAGAVAVGAVVSVMGGLSHAVARMKRTYPALDVRLVGAKSIELAAQVEAGELDAAILVEGAARVPGTLRWTPLYQEPLVAIAARGSPGRDAREALAANPYLRFDRSQRTGVLVERALRRAHLKVNEFLELNAIEALVELVRQEVGVTVVPLLRRARWRDDDALRVLPLLVNGEPVMRQIGMLERRDHGRGQVTAAVRAACSELFGA, encoded by the coding sequence ATGAGCACTGTCCGCTTTCTTCGTACCTTTGTCGCCGTGGCCGAGCACGGCTCGTTCGCCGCCGCCGCGGCGCAGGTGGCGCTGACCCAGGCCGCGGTCAGCCTGCAGATGCGCGCGCTGGAGACCGAGCTGCGGCGCGAGCTGTTCGACCGCAACGGCCGCGTGGCGGTGCTCAACGCCGACGGCCGCGCACTGTTGCCGCAGGCGCGCAAGCTGCTGGCGCTCTATGAAGAGATGCGGCTGCCGCTGGCTTCGGCCGAGGCCATGGCGGGCGCGGTCGCGGTGGGTGCGGTGGTGTCGGTGATGGGTGGCCTGTCGCACGCGGTGGCGCGCATGAAGCGCACCTATCCCGCCCTCGACGTGCGGCTGGTCGGCGCCAAGTCGATCGAGCTGGCGGCGCAGGTGGAGGCCGGCGAACTCGACGCCGCCATCCTGGTGGAAGGCGCCGCGCGCGTGCCCGGCACGCTGCGCTGGACGCCGCTGTACCAGGAGCCGCTGGTGGCCATCGCCGCGCGCGGCAGCCCGGGCCGCGACGCGCGCGAGGCGCTGGCGGCCAACCCCTACCTGCGTTTCGATCGCAGCCAGCGCACCGGCGTGCTGGTGGAGCGCGCGCTGCGCCGCGCGCACCTGAAGGTCAATGAGTTCCTGGAACTGAACGCGATCGAGGCGCTGGTCGAACTGGTGCGGCAGGAGGTGGGCGTGACCGTGGTGCCGCTGCTGCGGCGCGCGCGCTGGCGCGACGACGACGCCTTGCGCGTGCTGCCGCTGCTGGTCAACGGCGAGCCGGTGATGCGCCAGATCGGCATGCTGGAGCGGCGCGACCACGGCCGCGGACAGGTCACGGCGGCGGTGCGCGCGGCCTGCAGCGAACTGTTCGGCGCCTAG
- a CDS encoding tripartite tricarboxylate transporter permease: protein MELLTNLSLGFSTALTFQNLAYAFLGCVLGTLIGVLPGLGPLATIAMLLPVTYTLPPVAALIMLAGIYYGAQYGGSTTAILVNLPGESSSVVTTIDGYQMARRGRAGVALATAGLGSFFAGCVATMILAAFAAPLSELAFKFGPAEYFSLMVLGLIGAVVLASGSLVKAIAMIVLGLLLGLVGTDVNSGAARFSFDVPELTDGLNFVSVAMGIFGFAEIIANLEQKEHRETFTDHITNLFPTKEDFKRMIPAVLRGTALGSALGILPGGGASLASFAAYSLEKKTSKYPQEFGKGAIEGVAGPESANNAASQTSFIPLLTLGIPPNAVMALMVGAMTIHNIQPGPQVMTSNPALFWGLIASMWIGNLMLIVLNLPLIGIWVKLLKVPYRYLYPAILTFCCIGVYSVQNTTFDVFQTAAFGVVGYLFIKLRCEPAPLLLGFVLGPMMEENFRRSLLLSRGDFSVFVTRPLSLGLLIAAAVLVVIVALPSIKAKREEAFQEE, encoded by the coding sequence ATGGAACTACTCACCAACCTGAGTCTGGGCTTCTCCACCGCCCTGACCTTCCAGAACCTGGCCTACGCCTTCCTCGGCTGCGTGCTGGGTACGCTGATCGGCGTGCTGCCGGGCCTGGGGCCGCTGGCCACCATCGCCATGCTGCTGCCGGTGACCTACACGCTGCCGCCGGTGGCCGCGCTGATCATGCTGGCCGGCATCTACTACGGCGCCCAGTACGGCGGCTCCACCACCGCCATCCTGGTGAACCTGCCTGGTGAATCGTCGTCGGTGGTGACCACCATCGATGGCTACCAGATGGCCAGGCGAGGGCGAGCGGGGGTGGCGCTGGCCACGGCGGGCCTGGGCTCGTTCTTCGCCGGCTGCGTCGCCACCATGATCCTGGCCGCGTTTGCCGCGCCGCTGTCGGAACTGGCGTTCAAGTTCGGCCCGGCCGAGTACTTCTCGCTGATGGTGCTGGGCCTGATCGGCGCCGTGGTGCTGGCCTCGGGTTCGCTGGTCAAGGCCATCGCCATGATCGTGCTGGGCCTGCTGCTGGGCCTGGTCGGCACCGACGTGAACTCTGGCGCCGCGCGCTTCTCGTTCGACGTGCCGGAACTGACCGACGGCCTGAACTTCGTCTCGGTGGCAATGGGTATCTTCGGCTTTGCCGAAATCATTGCCAACCTGGAGCAGAAGGAGCACCGCGAGACCTTCACCGACCACATCACCAACCTGTTCCCGACCAAGGAAGACTTCAAGCGCATGATCCCGGCCGTGCTGCGCGGCACCGCGCTGGGTTCGGCGCTGGGCATCCTGCCGGGCGGCGGCGCCTCGCTGGCTTCGTTCGCGGCGTACTCGCTGGAGAAGAAGACCTCGAAGTACCCGCAGGAATTCGGCAAGGGCGCGATCGAAGGCGTGGCAGGTCCGGAATCGGCCAACAACGCCGCGTCGCAGACCTCGTTCATCCCGCTGCTGACGCTGGGCATCCCGCCCAACGCGGTGATGGCGCTGATGGTGGGTGCGATGACCATCCACAACATCCAGCCCGGCCCGCAGGTGATGACCAGCAACCCGGCGCTGTTCTGGGGCCTGATCGCCTCGATGTGGATCGGCAACCTGATGCTGATCGTGCTGAACCTGCCGCTGATCGGCATCTGGGTGAAGCTGCTGAAGGTGCCCTACCGCTACCTGTACCCGGCCATCCTGACGTTCTGCTGCATCGGCGTGTATTCGGTCCAGAACACCACCTTCGACGTGTTCCAGACCGCTGCCTTCGGCGTGGTGGGCTACCTGTTCATCAAGCTGCGCTGCGAACCGGCACCGCTGCTGCTCGGCTTCGTGCTGGGGCCGATGATGGAAGAGAACTTCCGCCGCTCGCTGCTGCTGTCGCGTGGTGACTTCAGCGTGTTCGTGACGCGCCCGCTGTCGCTGGGCCTGCTGATCGCCGCCGCGGTGCTGGTCGTGATCGTGGCGCTGCCGTCGATCAAGGCCAAGCGCGAAGAAGCCTTCCAGGAAGAATAA
- a CDS encoding tripartite tricarboxylate transporter TctB family protein, with product MRIRSQKDFASGLMFILVGFGFSWVARGYSMGTAAKMGPGYFPFWLGIVLALLGALVLFGSLSSKTEEDSLARWDIKTLLWILGSVVLFGLLLKPLGMVLSVLVLVLVSSMASHEFSWKGAILNAVILVLISLGAFVYGINLQMPVWPAFLAS from the coding sequence TTGCGCATACGTAGCCAAAAGGACTTCGCCTCCGGCCTGATGTTCATCCTGGTCGGATTCGGCTTTTCCTGGGTCGCGCGCGGTTATTCCATGGGAACCGCCGCAAAAATGGGACCGGGATACTTCCCGTTCTGGCTCGGCATCGTGCTCGCCCTGCTGGGCGCGCTGGTGCTGTTCGGCTCGCTGTCGTCCAAGACGGAAGAAGACAGCCTGGCCCGCTGGGACATCAAGACGCTGTTGTGGATCCTCGGTTCGGTGGTGCTGTTCGGCCTGCTGCTGAAGCCGCTGGGCATGGTGCTGTCGGTGCTGGTGCTGGTGCTGGTGTCGTCGATGGCCAGCCACGAGTTCAGCTGGAAGGGCGCCATCCTGAACGCGGTCATCCTGGTGCTGATCAGCCTGGGCGCGTTCGTGTACGGCATCAACCTGCAGATGCCGGTGTGGCCGGCTTTCCTGGCAAGCTAA
- a CDS encoding potassium/proton antiporter yields the protein MESIDHVILLGAVVMSLGIVLGAFSARFGVPFLLVFLAVGMLAGVDGPGGIRFSDTWLSFLVGNLALAIILLDGGLRTRLATFRVALKPSLSLATVGVLVTAALVGIFAAWLLGIDWRLGLLLGAIVGSTDAAAVFSTLNSSGIRLKDRVASVLEIESGINDPMAIFLTLTLIEWLTAPEGLTPLGLVLRLLVQFGVGGALGLGLGYCLANVLERTRVAEGLQSILLCSGGAMVFAIVQTAGGSGFLAVYLTGMLIGNRERAVTADTMRAMDGMAWLAQSAMFLLLGLLVAPHRIWEVAGPAVAVAAFLMLVARPVAVWLALLPFRFNARETGFIAWMGLRGAVPIVLALFPLLREVPQSGLLFRIAFAVVLASLLFQGTTVSVAARLARVLRPGYPEPLARSRLRGTRAPILEVMQFEVGPNAPVENVRADQLELPPHCRLMTVAREDALAEPGQTVLRAGDAVCVLGPTISLPMLSALFQTPGRSPTWEQVSHDFLLSGDAPLRDVAALYGTRALTPEEEPLTLESAMLRAFTSPPVEGDSVEIAGLPLTITRMDGARIVQVGLLLPRLDGDSGGKLWVRRRKGQPSRERA from the coding sequence TTGGAAAGCATCGACCATGTCATTCTGCTCGGCGCCGTCGTGATGTCGCTGGGCATCGTGCTGGGCGCATTCTCGGCGCGCTTCGGCGTGCCGTTCCTGCTGGTGTTCCTCGCGGTGGGCATGCTCGCCGGGGTCGATGGCCCGGGCGGCATCCGCTTCTCCGATACCTGGCTCAGCTTCCTGGTGGGCAACCTGGCGCTGGCCATCATCCTGCTCGACGGCGGCCTGCGCACCCGCCTTGCCACCTTCCGCGTGGCGCTCAAGCCGTCGCTGTCGCTGGCCACCGTGGGCGTGCTGGTGACGGCCGCGCTGGTCGGGATCTTCGCCGCCTGGCTGCTCGGCATCGACTGGCGCCTGGGGCTGCTGCTGGGGGCCATCGTCGGCTCGACCGATGCCGCCGCGGTGTTCTCGACGCTCAACAGCAGCGGCATCCGGCTCAAGGACCGGGTCGCCAGCGTGCTCGAGATCGAATCCGGCATCAACGACCCGATGGCGATCTTCCTGACGCTGACGCTGATCGAATGGCTGACCGCGCCCGAGGGCCTGACGCCGCTGGGGCTGGTGCTGCGGCTGCTGGTGCAGTTCGGCGTGGGCGGCGCGCTGGGCCTCGGGCTCGGCTATTGCCTGGCCAATGTGCTGGAGCGCACGCGCGTGGCCGAGGGGCTGCAGTCGATCCTGCTGTGCTCGGGCGGCGCGATGGTCTTTGCCATCGTGCAGACCGCCGGCGGCAGCGGCTTCCTGGCGGTGTACCTGACCGGCATGCTGATCGGCAACCGCGAGCGCGCCGTCACTGCCGACACCATGCGCGCCATGGACGGCATGGCGTGGCTGGCGCAGTCGGCCATGTTCCTGCTGCTGGGGCTGCTGGTGGCGCCGCACCGGATCTGGGAGGTCGCCGGCCCCGCGGTGGCGGTGGCAGCCTTCCTGATGCTGGTGGCGCGGCCGGTGGCGGTGTGGCTGGCGCTGCTGCCGTTCCGCTTCAATGCGCGCGAGACCGGCTTTATCGCCTGGATGGGCCTGCGCGGCGCGGTGCCGATCGTGCTGGCGCTGTTCCCGCTGCTGCGCGAGGTGCCGCAGTCGGGGCTGCTGTTCCGCATTGCCTTTGCGGTGGTGCTGGCCAGCCTGCTGTTCCAGGGCACCACCGTGTCGGTGGCGGCGCGGCTGGCGCGCGTGCTGCGCCCCGGCTACCCCGAGCCGCTGGCGCGCTCGCGCCTGCGCGGCACGCGCGCGCCGATCCTGGAGGTGATGCAGTTCGAGGTCGGTCCCAACGCGCCGGTCGAGAACGTGCGCGCCGACCAGCTCGAGCTGCCGCCGCACTGCCGGCTGATGACGGTGGCCCGCGAAGATGCGCTGGCCGAGCCGGGCCAGACGGTATTGCGCGCCGGCGACGCGGTCTGCGTGCTGGGGCCGACCATCTCGTTGCCGATGCTGTCGGCGTTGTTCCAGACGCCGGGCCGGTCGCCCACCTGGGAACAGGTCTCGCACGATTTCCTGCTGTCAGGCGACGCGCCGCTGCGCGACGTGGCCGCGCTCTATGGCACGCGCGCGCTGACGCCGGAGGAAGAGCCGCTGACGCTGGAAAGCGCAATGCTGCGCGCGTTCACCTCGCCGCCGGTGGAGGGCGACAGCGTCGAGATCGCGGGGCTGCCGCTGACGATAACGCGCATGGACGGCGCGCGGATCGTGCAGGTGGGCTTGCTGCTGCCGCGGCTGGACGGGGATTCGGGCGGGAAGTTGTGGGTGCGCAGGCGCAAGGGTCAGCCTAGCCGCGAGCGCGCATGA
- a CDS encoding tripartite tricarboxylate transporter substrate binding protein — protein sequence MLKKLLAAALSAALVPAAAVAATAATNAYPTKPVRFVVPYPAGGPLDTVARAIGDKLRDSLGQPVIVENKPGAGGNLGADYVAKQPADGYTIVMGAVATHAINPTLFSKMPYDPVKDFAPVTLVADVPNVLVMHPGKAAELHINNVRDLVAYARKNPGKLDYASGGNGSAGHLSGELFKSMAKVSMVHIPYNGASPAQLSVLSGQTDLIFDNLASASANIKAGKLKAFAVTTAGRAASFPELPTIAEAGKGLGLEGFDISTWFGVFAPANTPREIVDKLNHEIVAILKTDDMKARLARIGAQPAPTTPEQFAALIQKELKKYAQIVKVSGAKVD from the coding sequence ATGCTGAAGAAACTGCTTGCCGCCGCGCTGAGCGCGGCCCTGGTGCCGGCCGCCGCCGTCGCCGCCACCGCCGCCACCAATGCCTACCCGACCAAGCCCGTTCGCTTCGTGGTGCCCTACCCGGCCGGCGGCCCGCTCGACACCGTGGCGCGCGCCATCGGCGACAAGCTGCGCGACAGCCTGGGCCAGCCCGTGATCGTGGAAAACAAGCCGGGTGCGGGCGGCAACCTGGGCGCTGACTACGTCGCCAAGCAGCCCGCCGACGGCTACACCATCGTGATGGGCGCGGTGGCGACGCACGCCATCAACCCGACGCTGTTCAGCAAGATGCCGTACGACCCGGTCAAAGACTTCGCGCCGGTCACGCTGGTCGCCGACGTGCCCAACGTGCTGGTGATGCACCCGGGCAAGGCGGCGGAGCTGCATATCAACAACGTGCGCGACCTGGTCGCCTACGCACGCAAGAATCCGGGCAAGCTGGACTATGCCTCGGGCGGCAACGGCAGCGCCGGCCACCTGTCGGGCGAGCTGTTCAAGAGCATGGCCAAGGTCAGCATGGTCCATATTCCCTACAACGGCGCGTCGCCGGCGCAGCTGTCGGTGCTGTCGGGCCAGACCGACCTGATCTTCGACAATCTGGCCTCGGCCTCGGCCAACATCAAGGCGGGCAAGCTCAAGGCCTTCGCCGTCACCACCGCCGGCCGCGCCGCGTCGTTCCCGGAGCTGCCGACCATTGCCGAGGCCGGCAAGGGGCTGGGGCTGGAAGGCTTCGACATCTCGACGTGGTTCGGCGTGTTCGCGCCGGCCAACACGCCGCGCGAGATCGTCGACAAGCTGAACCACGAGATCGTGGCGATCCTGAAGACCGACGACATGAAGGCGCGCCTGGCCCGCATCGGCGCGCAGCCGGCGCCGACCACGCCGGAGCAGTTTGCGGCGCTGATCCAGAAGGAACTGAAGAAGTATGCGCAGATCGTGAAGGTGTCGGGGGCGAAGGTCGACTAA
- a CDS encoding DUF2214 family protein, producing MLTDAILAFLHFLAIFVLITLMAAEAVALRPDLTPATVRRLSLYDLFYFLSAMLALATGLLRLFYGAKGADFYLHNPWFHAKMGVFVLIALCSLPPTLAIARWRKQARRLPDYVPPPSEIKAARRWVMIESHLVILLPLCAVMMARGIGAR from the coding sequence ATGCTGACCGACGCCATCCTGGCCTTCCTGCATTTCCTTGCGATCTTCGTCCTGATCACGCTGATGGCCGCCGAGGCCGTGGCGCTGCGCCCGGACCTGACCCCGGCCACGGTGCGGCGCCTGTCGCTGTACGACCTGTTCTATTTCCTGTCGGCGATGCTGGCGCTGGCCACCGGCCTGCTGCGCCTGTTCTACGGCGCCAAGGGCGCGGACTTCTACCTGCACAACCCGTGGTTCCACGCCAAGATGGGCGTGTTCGTGCTGATCGCGCTGTGCTCGCTGCCGCCGACCTTGGCCATCGCGCGCTGGCGCAAGCAGGCGCGCAGGCTGCCCGATTATGTGCCGCCGCCGTCCGAGATCAAGGCGGCACGGCGCTGGGTCATGATCGAATCGCACCTGGTGATCCTGCTGCCGCTGTGCGCCGTGATGATGGCGCGCGGCATCGGGGCCCGCTGA